The Thomasclavelia ramosa DSM 1402 genome includes a region encoding these proteins:
- the rplM gene encoding 50S ribosomal protein L13, with product MRQTTMANAATIERKWYVVDATDLTLGRLASEVATVLRGKNKPTYTPHVDTGDYVIIVNADKVVMTGKKLDTVNYYRHSGWLGGLKVKTARQFKEQNPTGWVEAAVKGMLPHNTLGRKQGMKLFVYAGSEHPHAAQKPEELKIKG from the coding sequence ATGAGACAAACAACTATGGCTAATGCAGCCACAATCGAAAGAAAATGGTACGTAGTTGATGCAACTGACTTAACTTTAGGTCGTTTGGCATCAGAAGTAGCAACAGTGTTAAGAGGTAAAAATAAACCTACTTACACACCACATGTGGATACTGGTGATTATGTAATCATCGTAAACGCTGATAAAGTAGTAATGACTGGAAAGAAATTAGATACAGTAAATTACTATCGTCACTCTGGATGGTTAGGTGGTTTAAAAGTTAAAACTGCTCGCCAATTCAAAGAACAAAATCCAACTGGTTGGGTTGAAGCAGCGGTAAAAGGTATGTTACCACATAACACATTAGGTAGAAAACAAGGGATGAAATTATTTGTATATGCAGGTAGTGAACATCCACATGCAGCACAAAAACCAGAAGAATTGAAGATTA
- a CDS encoding tRNA threonylcarbamoyladenosine dehydratase, with translation MEQFARITRMVGSSWIECLQNKKVAVFGLGGVGSYVVEALVRNGIGELVLVDHDIIDITNLNRQLYALHSTIGMNKVDVARARCLDINPNLKITTYQQFYLPDQGMETIFEDCDFVVDAIDTVKAKLALIENCQHLGVRVISSMGTGNKLDPSRFEITDIYKTSVCPLARVMRRELKNRGIKKCPILYSTESPQEVDGSTPGSVSFVPSVAGLMIAGYVIKELVKEEE, from the coding sequence ATGGAACAGTTTGCAAGAATTACAAGGATGGTAGGATCTTCATGGATCGAGTGTCTTCAAAATAAAAAAGTTGCAGTTTTTGGTTTAGGGGGAGTTGGGAGCTATGTAGTTGAGGCTCTTGTTAGAAACGGGATCGGCGAATTAGTTTTGGTTGATCATGATATTATTGATATAACTAATTTGAATCGTCAGTTATATGCGTTGCATTCAACGATTGGGATGAATAAAGTAGATGTTGCTAGAGCACGATGTTTAGATATTAATCCTAATCTAAAGATCACTACCTACCAACAGTTTTATTTACCAGATCAAGGAATGGAAACTATTTTTGAAGATTGTGATTTTGTGGTTGATGCAATTGATACTGTTAAGGCTAAATTGGCACTAATTGAAAATTGTCAGCACCTTGGAGTTAGAGTCATTTCATCAATGGGAACAGGTAATAAATTAGATCCAAGCCGTTTTGAAATCACAGATATTTATAAAACTAGTGTGTGTCCATTAGCACGAGTAATGCGTCGTGAACTAAAGAATCGGGGCATAAAAAAATGTCCTATTTTATATTCGACAGAATCTCCGCAAGAAGTTGACGGCAGTACACCAGGTAGTGTGAGTTTTGTTCCTAGTGTAGCTGGTCTGATGATTGCGGGGTATGTAATAAAAGAATTAGTGAAGGAGGAAGAATAA
- the thrB gene encoding homoserine kinase — protein MKVKVKVPATSANLGPGFDVAGLALTLYNTFTFELADQGLNITGCPEQFCNEENMTYQAFKQAAEICGLEYQGVNIECSGDVPYTRGLGSSSTCIVAGIVGAFAFKDKVEDRQEILELATAIEGHPDNVAPAIFGGLTVSVMEEDNVLTLNIPVKHDYRFVTLIPPFTLSTEQSRSVLPQVLPRADAIKNVSHLALMVASLINGYDEGLKLGFKDRLHQPYRGDLIKGFNEIMGVLEQDEKVLGAYLSGAGPTIMAVIRGEDKMGVVRIKEELGALIKDWQVVKLELDNRGYTADYE, from the coding sequence ATGAAAGTAAAAGTAAAAGTACCAGCGACAAGTGCTAACTTAGGACCCGGATTTGACGTTGCAGGGTTGGCACTGACTTTATATAATACCTTTACCTTTGAACTGGCTGATCAAGGTTTAAATATTACTGGTTGTCCAGAACAGTTTTGTAATGAAGAAAATATGACCTACCAGGCTTTTAAACAAGCTGCTGAAATTTGTGGCTTAGAATATCAAGGCGTAAATATTGAATGTAGTGGGGATGTTCCTTATACCCGTGGATTGGGTAGTAGTTCTACTTGTATTGTAGCAGGAATCGTTGGGGCTTTTGCTTTTAAAGATAAAGTTGAAGATCGACAAGAAATTCTAGAATTAGCAACTGCAATTGAAGGTCATCCTGATAATGTGGCACCGGCAATTTTTGGAGGCTTGACAGTATCAGTAATGGAAGAAGATAATGTATTAACATTAAATATCCCTGTTAAACATGACTATCGGTTTGTTACATTGATTCCGCCATTTACATTATCAACTGAACAATCAAGATCAGTTTTACCACAGGTTTTGCCAAGAGCTGACGCGATTAAAAACGTATCTCATTTAGCGTTGATGGTTGCTTCATTGATTAATGGATATGATGAGGGGCTAAAATTAGGCTTTAAAGACCGTTTGCATCAACCATATCGTGGTGATTTAATTAAAGGCTTTAATGAAATCATGGGAGTTTTAGAACAAGATGAAAAAGTACTTGGGGCTTATTTGTCGGGGGCTGGTCCAACAATAATGGCTGTTATTCGTGGTGAGGATAAGATGGGTGTAGTTCGGATTAAAGAAGAGCTAGGTGCATTAATTAAAGATTGGCAAGTTGTGAAATTGGAATTAGATAATCGTGGTTACACGGCTGATTATGAATAA
- a CDS encoding helix-turn-helix domain-containing protein: MQYKRLKELRTKYGYTQEKVAKYLHVDQKTYSRYELGQHEMTPDTLGKLATLYDTSVDYLIERTDNIKSFTK, encoded by the coding sequence ATGCAATACAAACGATTAAAAGAGCTTCGAACTAAATATGGCTACACTCAAGAAAAAGTAGCCAAATATTTACATGTCGATCAAAAAACATACTCCCGCTATGAACTAGGTCAACACGAAATGACGCCTGATACGCTTGGAAAACTTGCAACTCTCTATGATACCTCCGTTGATTATCTAATTGAAAGAACTGATAATATAAAAAGTTTTACTAAATAA
- a CDS encoding aspartate-semialdehyde dehydrogenase, whose protein sequence is MKKYKVAVVGATGAVGREMLRCIFQFKFPFESIKLLASARSAGKVVEFEGHEFTVEELTENSFEGIDVAFWSAGGSISEKYMPFAVKAGCVNIDNTSHFRMDPEVPLVVPEVNGEALRNHKGIIANPNCTTIQMVSALNRLNEYFDIERIIVSTYQAVSGAGVAGMEELYRQSQEILDGKEPVAKTLPCAGDKKHFPIAFNCIPQVDKFDLDNHFSKEEMKMVNETKKIFNKDIKVNATCVRVPVLRGHSESVYIETKKPIDIDKVFELLNNSTGVELYDDIENQIYPMANLFVGDELVHVGRVRKDLDNPNGLSLWVVADQLMKGAAYNSVDIGLKMIEMGLI, encoded by the coding sequence ATGAAAAAATATAAAGTTGCAGTCGTGGGGGCTACTGGAGCCGTCGGAAGAGAAATGTTAAGATGTATCTTCCAATTTAAATTTCCTTTTGAAAGTATTAAATTATTAGCATCAGCTCGTAGTGCAGGAAAAGTTGTTGAATTTGAAGGTCATGAATTTACTGTTGAAGAATTAACAGAAAATAGCTTTGAAGGTATCGATGTAGCGTTTTGGTCTGCCGGGGGAAGTATTTCTGAAAAATATATGCCATTCGCTGTTAAAGCTGGGTGTGTCAATATTGATAATACTAGTCATTTCAGAATGGATCCTGAGGTGCCATTAGTAGTACCTGAAGTAAACGGAGAAGCTTTAAGAAATCATAAAGGAATTATTGCTAATCCAAACTGCACTACTATCCAAATGGTTAGTGCTTTAAATCGTTTAAATGAATATTTTGATATCGAAAGAATCATCGTTTCTACTTATCAAGCGGTTTCAGGAGCAGGTGTTGCAGGAATGGAAGAATTATACCGCCAGTCTCAAGAAATCTTAGATGGTAAAGAACCTGTTGCCAAAACATTACCTTGCGCTGGGGATAAAAAACATTTTCCAATTGCTTTCAATTGCATTCCACAAGTTGATAAATTTGATTTAGACAATCATTTTTCTAAAGAAGAAATGAAAATGGTTAATGAAACTAAAAAAATCTTCAATAAAGATATCAAGGTCAATGCTACTTGTGTTCGTGTTCCTGTACTTCGGGGACATTCTGAATCAGTATATATTGAAACTAAAAAACCAATCGATATTGATAAAGTATTCGAGCTACTAAACAATTCTACTGGGGTTGAATTATATGATGATATTGAAAATCAAATCTATCCAATGGCTAATTTATTTGTTGGAGATGAGTTAGTACACGTTGGACGTGTTCGTAAAGATTTAGATAACCCTAACGGATTAAGTTTATGGGTAGTTGCCGATCAATTAATGAAAGGTGCTGCTTACAACTCTGTTGATATTGGACTTAAAATGATTGAAATGGGCTTAATTTAA
- a CDS encoding alpha/beta hydrolase, which produces MQHYCEIPTPKGTMRGFFHKPDLDRHPVCIIFHGFTGQKTGTKFCYVQLARMLEAKGIATFRFDFLGSGESDLNFKDMTFKDELACARVILEEALKMENCTEIYVLGHSMGGAVASELAKLYPQVISKLVLWAPAFNLPAALDYLTGKVEPSSNGLYDHGGYEISQTFVDDILARDFYADLDTYKNELLVIHGTNDTTVPFDISKIYVPKFNQQLKFVPIEGANHNYDTVEHIKEVLKLSLDFLTK; this is translated from the coding sequence ATGCAACATTATTGTGAAATTCCTACTCCAAAAGGAACGATGAGAGGATTTTTTCATAAGCCGGATTTAGATAGACATCCAGTATGTATAATTTTTCACGGCTTTACCGGTCAAAAGACGGGGACGAAGTTTTGTTATGTTCAATTAGCAAGGATGCTGGAAGCAAAAGGAATAGCTACATTTAGATTTGATTTTTTAGGTAGTGGGGAAAGTGATCTTAATTTTAAAGATATGACTTTTAAAGATGAGTTGGCTTGTGCACGTGTTATTCTAGAGGAAGCATTAAAAATGGAAAACTGTACTGAAATTTATGTTTTAGGACATTCTATGGGCGGTGCAGTTGCTAGTGAATTAGCGAAGTTATATCCACAAGTAATTAGCAAATTAGTATTATGGGCTCCTGCTTTTAATTTACCAGCAGCTTTAGATTATCTTACTGGTAAGGTTGAGCCAAGTTCTAATGGATTATATGATCATGGCGGTTATGAAATCTCTCAGACATTTGTAGATGATATTTTGGCTAGAGATTTTTATGCTGATCTAGATACATATAAAAATGAATTATTAGTAATTCATGGTACAAATGATACAACTGTACCATTTGATATTAGTAAAATATATGTTCCCAAGTTTAATCAACAATTAAAATTTGTACCAATTGAAGGGGCAAACCATAATTATGATACTGTTGAACATATTAAAGAAGTTTTAAAATTATCGTTGGATTTTTTAACAAAGTAA
- a CDS encoding helix-turn-helix domain-containing protein has product MYYKRIRDLREDKDLTQKQLAEYLNVSQKSYSRYERGERTIDPEILSKLATFHETTVDYLIERTDDKTDYTKKKRR; this is encoded by the coding sequence ATGTATTACAAAAGAATTCGCGATTTAAGAGAAGATAAAGACCTTACTCAAAAACAATTAGCAGAATATTTAAATGTCTCTCAAAAATCTTATTCTCGTTACGAACGAGGAGAAAGAACCATCGATCCAGAGATTTTATCCAAACTCGCAACATTTCATGAAACCACTGTTGATTACTTGATCGAACGTACTGATGATAAAACTGATTACACTAAGAAAAAACGGCGCTAG
- a CDS encoding homoserine dehydrogenase: MKIGVIGLGTVGYGVIEILTNERKRLEKVINDEVMIKYGCGLEEVDLPEGVIYTKDFNDVINDHEIDVVVELIGGVTVAKTIILEAIRNGKHVVTANKALLAHDGKEIFMAAKEKNVHIFYEASVGGGIPVLVSQKESLVANNTKEIIGILNGTTNFILTLMENENLDFDEALTIADGLGYVEANPALDLDGIDAAHKICILAQNGFKKYIDFDKISASGIRNVTKVDMDYAKKLGYRFKMIAQAKEVNNGIGIDVAATLVSKKELVANVMDAYNVVEIDNDYVENVIYYGKGAGRYVTASAVVSDIIKTTQVERWDHDYEDCSNIYPITKSKYYLRANKPLDVDYEMYFTEKHDHIYITHEIELADLTTDLGDTEYTIFKVRG, from the coding sequence ATGAAAATCGGTGTTATCGGACTAGGTACTGTTGGTTATGGAGTTATCGAAATCCTAACTAATGAAAGAAAACGTCTCGAAAAAGTCATTAATGATGAAGTAATGATTAAATATGGTTGTGGTCTTGAAGAGGTTGATCTACCAGAGGGGGTAATTTACACAAAAGACTTTAATGATGTTATAAATGATCATGAAATTGATGTTGTAGTTGAATTGATTGGTGGAGTAACTGTCGCTAAAACAATTATTTTAGAAGCTATAAGAAATGGTAAACATGTTGTTACTGCCAATAAAGCATTATTAGCCCATGATGGTAAAGAAATCTTTATGGCAGCAAAAGAAAAAAATGTCCACATTTTCTACGAAGCTAGTGTTGGTGGCGGAATCCCTGTTTTAGTCAGCCAAAAAGAAAGTTTAGTCGCTAACAACACAAAAGAAATCATTGGTATATTAAATGGAACAACAAACTTTATTTTAACTTTGATGGAAAATGAAAATTTAGATTTTGATGAAGCTTTGACCATTGCCGATGGCCTAGGTTATGTTGAAGCAAATCCAGCATTGGATTTAGATGGAATCGATGCTGCCCATAAAATTTGTATTTTAGCTCAAAATGGATTTAAAAAATATATTGATTTTGATAAAATTAGTGCTAGTGGAATCCGTAATGTAACTAAAGTTGATATGGATTATGCTAAAAAACTGGGATATCGTTTTAAGATGATTGCTCAGGCAAAAGAAGTTAATAACGGAATTGGAATTGATGTCGCAGCTACTCTAGTTAGTAAAAAAGAACTAGTAGCAAACGTCATGGATGCATATAATGTAGTAGAGATCGATAATGACTATGTTGAAAATGTTATTTACTACGGTAAAGGTGCAGGTCGTTATGTTACCGCTTCTGCAGTTGTAAGTGATATAATTAAAACTACCCAAGTAGAAAGATGGGATCATGATTATGAAGACTGCTCAAACATCTACCCGATTACTAAATCTAAGTATTATCTTAGAGCAAATAAGCCATTAGATGTTGATTATGAAATGTACTTCACTGAAAAACACGATCACATCTACATTACTCATGAAATTGAGTTAGCAGATCTAACTACAGATCTTGGTGATACAGAATACACAATTTTCAAAGTGAGGGGATAA
- the thrC gene encoding threonine synthase, with product MEKKYISTRNQQKEINFYQAIVQGIGEDGGLLVPDFDFTKMDLDVLSKLNYVDLATEVLSTFVPEEGKELIHDACLNAYGKGLFPEIVVPVKKAGDVYVAELFHGQTAAFKDMALSLLPYLMTLSLKQLKEEREVMILAATSGDTGKAALEGFKDVEGTCIKVFYPLDGVSAIQQQQMVSQTGKNVKVVGIHGNFDDAQSAVKKAFASEELKVASDQHNVFLSSANSINVGRLIPQIVYYFHSYFELVRNNEIKLGDKINFCVPSGNFGNCLAGYFAKKMGLPIDKFVCASNKNNILTDFFTTGKYDANREFYKTNAPAMDILVSSNLERLVWFMSDGDGEKVRQYMDKLNSEGVYEVDDATFAKIKDQFKAGCLSEDEILTTIKTCFNETGYLLDTHTAIGYGVLKQYQQETGDHTKTVLLSTASPYKFPESVYQAIYGEELDVYTAIDKLSEKTGVPVPQALAGIKEREVLHKEAIDKTEIISFIKSEIEAM from the coding sequence ATGGAAAAGAAATATATAAGTACACGAAACCAACAAAAAGAGATTAATTTTTATCAGGCTATCGTCCAAGGAATTGGGGAAGACGGTGGGTTATTAGTGCCGGATTTTGATTTTACAAAGATGGATTTAGATGTTTTATCTAAATTGAATTATGTTGATTTAGCAACTGAAGTATTAAGTACATTTGTACCTGAAGAAGGAAAAGAATTGATTCATGATGCGTGTTTAAATGCGTATGGAAAAGGATTATTTCCAGAAATCGTTGTACCAGTAAAAAAGGCTGGTGATGTTTATGTTGCTGAACTATTCCATGGACAAACGGCAGCATTCAAGGATATGGCATTATCGTTACTACCTTATTTAATGACGTTATCTTTAAAACAATTAAAAGAGGAACGTGAAGTAATGATCTTAGCAGCTACTAGTGGCGATACTGGTAAAGCGGCATTAGAAGGTTTTAAAGATGTTGAGGGAACTTGTATCAAAGTATTCTATCCTTTGGATGGGGTATCTGCGATTCAACAACAACAGATGGTCAGTCAAACAGGAAAGAATGTTAAGGTAGTAGGAATTCACGGTAATTTTGATGATGCTCAAAGTGCGGTAAAAAAAGCTTTTGCATCTGAAGAATTGAAAGTTGCAAGTGATCAACATAATGTTTTCTTATCATCTGCAAATTCAATCAATGTCGGACGTTTGATTCCTCAAATCGTTTACTATTTCCATAGTTATTTTGAATTAGTAAGAAATAACGAAATCAAATTAGGAGATAAGATTAATTTCTGTGTTCCTAGTGGTAATTTTGGTAACTGTTTAGCAGGATATTTTGCTAAAAAAATGGGTTTACCAATTGATAAATTTGTTTGTGCTTCAAATAAAAATAATATTTTAACAGATTTCTTTACTACTGGTAAATATGATGCAAATCGTGAGTTTTATAAAACAAATGCTCCAGCTATGGATATTTTAGTATCTAGTAACTTAGAAAGATTGGTTTGGTTTATGTCTGATGGTGATGGAGAAAAAGTTCGTCAATATATGGATAAATTAAATAGCGAAGGTGTTTATGAAGTAGATGATGCAACTTTTGCTAAAATTAAAGATCAGTTTAAAGCAGGATGTTTAAGTGAAGATGAAATCTTAACTACAATTAAAACATGTTTCAATGAAACTGGATATTTATTAGATACGCATACTGCCATTGGTTATGGTGTTCTAAAACAATATCAGCAGGAGACTGGAGACCATACTAAAACAGTATTATTATCAACTGCATCTCCTTATAAGTTCCCTGAATCAGTTTATCAAGCTATTTATGGGGAAGAACTTGATGTTTATACAGCAATTGATAAATTAAGTGAAAAGACTGGTGTTCCTGTGCCTCAAGCATTAGCAGGAATTAAAGAGCGTGAAGTGTTACATAAAGAAGCGATTGATAAAACTGAGATTATTAGTTTTATCAAATCAGAAATAGAAGCAATGTAG
- a CDS encoding aspartate kinase: protein MNIIVQKFGGTSTRSRESRSTMYNNIIREINNGNKVVAVVSAMGRYDDPYATDTLLSIVNTQQLTDEEIDRLTSIGETISTLVCKGEVASLGYRAATITNSELGIVTDSTFNNATINKVEGKDIIEKLKYADVVFCPGFQGHSIHGKITTLGRGGSDLSAVAIGVAIDASEVEIYSDVNGIYTADPRLVPDALKLDCISYAEMLELAKNGAKVLNHRCVQLAASHNIAIHARSSFEDTKGTYVIGDERIMKENLNQLIISGITGSQNEARITLVKVDATNNSAGSLFEKIADAGVNVNVFNQALVGGGRMDISLVISDVDVPTVVDIINDLKPQLNADRIIVRGNIGKVSVIGVGIKNNRGMFQKAYNTLSSNGINVEMTSCSEINISCYIDRDDVKKAQILLHEAFLGKVGK, encoded by the coding sequence ATGAACATAATTGTCCAAAAATTTGGTGGTACTTCCACTCGTTCGCGTGAATCACGTTCAACCATGTACAACAATATTATTAGAGAAATCAATAATGGTAATAAAGTTGTTGCGGTTGTTTCGGCGATGGGTCGTTATGATGATCCATATGCTACTGATACACTATTATCAATTGTTAATACCCAGCAGTTAACAGATGAGGAGATTGATCGTCTAACTAGTATTGGTGAAACAATTTCAACTTTAGTTTGTAAAGGAGAAGTTGCTTCTCTCGGTTATCGAGCGGCAACAATCACTAATTCAGAATTAGGAATTGTTACAGATTCAACTTTTAATAACGCAACGATCAATAAGGTTGAAGGTAAAGATATTATTGAAAAATTAAAATACGCTGATGTCGTATTTTGCCCTGGTTTTCAAGGGCATTCTATCCATGGTAAAATTACCACTTTAGGTCGCGGGGGGAGCGATTTATCAGCAGTTGCAATTGGGGTAGCAATTGATGCTAGTGAAGTAGAGATATACAGTGATGTAAATGGAATCTACACTGCTGATCCAAGATTAGTTCCTGATGCTCTTAAATTGGATTGTATCAGTTATGCAGAAATGCTGGAACTAGCTAAAAATGGTGCTAAAGTTTTAAATCACCGTTGTGTTCAATTAGCAGCTAGTCACAATATTGCAATTCACGCCCGTTCTTCATTTGAAGACACTAAAGGGACATATGTTATAGGAGATGAGCGCATTATGAAAGAAAATTTAAATCAATTAATTATTTCCGGAATCACCGGTTCACAAAATGAAGCGCGGATCACTTTAGTTAAAGTAGATGCCACCAACAATAGTGCGGGAAGCTTATTTGAAAAAATTGCTGATGCTGGCGTTAATGTAAATGTATTTAATCAAGCATTAGTTGGAGGCGGAAGAATGGATATTTCACTAGTTATTAGTGATGTTGATGTTCCTACTGTCGTTGATATTATCAATGATTTAAAACCACAGTTAAATGCTGATCGTATCATTGTCCGTGGTAACATTGGTAAAGTATCGGTTATTGGGGTTGGAATTAAAAATAATCGTGGAATGTTCCAAAAAGCATATAATACATTAAGCAGCAATGGTATTAATGTTGAAATGACATCTTGCTCAGAAATAAATATTTCTTGTTACATCGATCGTGACGATGTTAAAAAAGCACAAATTTTATTACATGAAGCGTTTTTAGGAAAGGTTGGTAAATAA
- a CDS encoding family 16 glycosylhydrolase, translating to MERRWSFRKVLSSVAVAGMLTSMAAVPTISPVNAAVDHQYDLVEMKKDSVLKNGNFDNGATNWNIAGQNSGVVAEDGVTIGKSGKLGATTDLHANGHIWQEVTLKPNTKYTLKAKVKFSSENSDDTITLDVKTGGLNAPKTFKDKPISPTNGWEEVELEFTTSSETAYVVGVARWVDGNASDSLKNSTVYFDDVELIGGDSEEDSNYDILWADDFNESQLDTSDWGYELGSIRGVEQQHYVKSDENVFMRDGNLVLKATDRAKEDQYKNPRGNRQVIYNSGSVRTHGKQEFLYGRIEMRAKLPKGRGAFPAFWTLGADFTLDGKINGKQGYGWSRCGEIDIMELLGGYEGEARNKQVWGTPHFYDKNIGDQWDQDTTGSGGKAYTNPSGADFNDDYHVFGINWSPDKIEWYVDGVIYNTLDLTNPTWGESAKKCFNRPQYIQLNLAMGGNWPGDVETNLAGTEFAIDYVYYAQNEEQKAAAKEYYDAAPEISGLKDVTMQEGATPDLLAGVTSNRNSFVDFSIENEHMFKNEGGLTSVDLLCTGKDDLASLAKLPVGKYNIHYTAIPNDIEYDGNRPERESDYKFTRKTMTLTVAERTFPSDFKLNGIVGDKLANVALPEGWSWVDPETKITGTADEYDVKYVNGEYSKTVKVVVNAVVVDKEGLKARLAEATAEAAKIDVYKAATIEKLNTVIEEATKVLNDTSANKEAVEEAIRALNTAIANLEKYVTEAELDQVIAKGEEFLGKTDIYTKESLDILSTALAKVRSAITSGDKEAIESAYAQLTEAIDKLVKIDAPTPEVKPEVKPENKPNTSVKTGDNTYLGAIMTSLLLSAGGLVLFKKRKYN from the coding sequence ATGGAGAGAAGATGGAGTTTTAGAAAAGTTTTATCATCTGTAGCAGTTGCAGGAATGTTAACTAGTATGGCAGCAGTACCTACAATTTCACCAGTAAATGCGGCTGTAGATCATCAATATGATCTAGTAGAGATGAAAAAAGATTCAGTTTTGAAAAACGGTAATTTTGATAATGGGGCTACTAACTGGAATATTGCAGGGCAAAATTCTGGTGTTGTTGCTGAAGATGGTGTAACTATTGGTAAATCAGGGAAACTTGGGGCAACTACTGATTTGCATGCTAATGGACATATTTGGCAAGAAGTGACCTTGAAACCAAACACTAAATATACATTAAAAGCAAAAGTTAAGTTTTCAAGCGAAAATTCTGATGATACAATTACCTTGGATGTTAAGACGGGAGGATTAAACGCTCCGAAAACATTTAAGGATAAGCCAATTAGTCCTACCAACGGATGGGAAGAAGTAGAATTAGAATTTACAACATCATCAGAAACAGCATATGTTGTTGGTGTTGCACGTTGGGTAGATGGGAATGCAAGTGACTCACTGAAAAATTCTACTGTTTATTTTGATGATGTAGAACTTATCGGTGGAGACAGCGAAGAAGATTCAAATTATGATATTTTATGGGCTGATGATTTTAATGAATCGCAATTAGATACAAGTGACTGGGGATATGAATTAGGAAGTATTCGTGGTGTTGAACAACAACACTATGTAAAAAGTGACGAAAATGTATTTATGCGTGATGGAAACTTAGTTTTAAAGGCTACTGATCGTGCAAAAGAAGATCAATATAAAAATCCTCGTGGTAATCGTCAAGTAATCTATAATTCTGGAAGTGTGAGAACTCATGGAAAACAAGAATTTTTATACGGAAGAATTGAAATGAGAGCAAAATTACCAAAAGGAAGAGGAGCATTCCCTGCGTTTTGGACATTAGGTGCTGATTTTACACTTGATGGAAAGATTAATGGTAAACAAGGATATGGATGGTCACGTTGCGGTGAAATCGATATCATGGAATTATTAGGTGGTTATGAAGGTGAAGCTCGAAATAAACAAGTATGGGGGACACCACATTTTTATGATAAAAATATCGGTGATCAATGGGATCAAGATACAACTGGTTCTGGGGGAAAAGCATATACAAACCCAAGCGGTGCTGATTTCAATGATGATTATCATGTATTTGGTATCAATTGGTCACCAGATAAAATTGAATGGTACGTCGATGGAGTGATTTATAATACCCTAGATTTAACTAATCCAACTTGGGGTGAATCTGCAAAAAAATGTTTTAATCGTCCACAATATATTCAATTAAACTTAGCTATGGGTGGAAACTGGCCTGGTGATGTAGAAACTAATTTAGCAGGAACTGAATTTGCAATTGATTATGTATATTATGCTCAAAATGAAGAACAAAAAGCTGCAGCAAAAGAATATTACGATGCTGCACCAGAAATTAGTGGGTTAAAAGATGTAACAATGCAAGAAGGAGCAACACCTGATCTATTAGCTGGTGTTACATCTAATCGTAATAGTTTTGTAGATTTTTCAATTGAAAATGAACATATGTTTAAAAATGAAGGTGGATTAACTAGTGTTGATTTACTTTGTACAGGCAAAGATGATCTAGCTAGTTTAGCAAAATTACCAGTTGGTAAATATAACATTCATTATACTGCTATTCCAAATGATATAGAATATGATGGAAATAGACCAGAGCGTGAAAGTGATTATAAATTCACTCGTAAAACGATGACTTTAACAGTTGCTGAACGTACTTTCCCTAGTGATTTTAAATTAAATGGAATCGTTGGTGATAAATTAGCAAATGTAGCATTACCAGAAGGATGGTCTTGGGTTGATCCAGAAACAAAAATTACAGGTACAGCAGATGAATATGATGTAAAATATGTCAATGGTGAATATTCAAAAACAGTAAAAGTTGTAGTTAATGCAGTTGTCGTTGATAAAGAAGGTTTAAAAGCTAGGCTAGCAGAAGCAACAGCTGAAGCAGCTAAGATAGATGTATATAAAGCTGCAACTATTGAAAAATTAAATACAGTAATCGAAGAAGCGACTAAAGTATTAAATGATACAAGTGCTAATAAAGAGGCTGTAGAAGAAGCAATTAGAGCTTTAAATACAGCTATAGCTAATCTTGAGAAATATGTAACAGAAGCAGAATTAGATCAAGTGATTGCTAAAGGTGAAGAATTTTTAGGGAAAACAGATATTTATACTAAAGAGTCACTAGATATATTAAGTACTGCTTTAGCAAAAGTAAGAAGTGCGATAACATCAGGTGACAAAGAAGCAATTGAATCAGCTTATGCTCAATTAACAGAAGCAATTGATAAATTAGTTAAAATTGATGCTCCTACACCTGAAGTGAAACCTGAGGTAAAACCAGAAAATAAACCTAATACAAGTGTTAAAACTGGTGATAATACATATTTAGGTGCAATTATGACATCATTGTTATTATCTGCGGGCGGTTTAGTATTGTTTAAAAAAAGAAAGTATAATTAA